CACGTATAGATACACTCCTCGGTTCAATGCATTCATCTATTCCAAACCAACCCCTTCCAAAGTTTTTGCAGACCTTGCAATGGATAAATCTTTTCATAGTAGTAAATGGGGTAGGTGTTGACAGGGGAAGAATGCCAATAAATGTGTTAGCCGATGCAAAGCCAAGAGCAACTTCAATTCAGATAGCTATGGCGGACGAGGACCCGGACTACCAAACACTCCCTGCATTCATGAAGGTGTTCCACTAGCAACGATGCAAGGATGACATGGTATGTGGATTTCTATTTTGCTATATTACATATGAAATGGTCCGATTGTTGTTTTCACTTCAAGTAATAACTTGCAGCGACTACCTCCCGAATTCGTCGGGATTCACGGGCATGACCTACCGTTCGACTGTAGGCTCGTTTGGCCGAATGGAATACGATATAGGGTGCGAATTCTGAAGCTTGACAACGGGTTCTACTTCACCTCTGAATGGAGAGATTTTGTTCGTGCTACTGGAGTCGTACACGGCGATCATCTCATCTTCACTTTGGTGGGTGTTGGTATTTTCAATGTTAGGCGGTTTGATATGGCAACGAATTGTGCACCGCAGGGAGACGTGGATGGTAAACTCACTTGTAATCATCTACGTTGTTAATACGGAGCTAATACATAAACTCATATTCTTTGTAGTTGTTGAAAACGACGATGTGGAAGGTAGCTACTCTGCGGACATCGATACTTCCGACGATTACGTGCCATCGGATATTGAATCTGAAACAACTGTGGATGACGACTACGTGGATGACAGTAGGGTACTAAACATCGACGGCTTCCCTACATTCGTGATTTCGCTCACCCCGACAAACATCAATCGCAGCCTTGAGATCCCATATGGCTTTTGGCAATGTCATATCCCGATGGGGGCAATTCAAGCGGGCGTGCGTCTGGTGACCGATGAGGGGCTGTGGCTATGTACTCTCAAACACAACTCGAGGAAGATATGGGTGAAGCATGGCTGGGCTCGATTCAAACAAGAGAACAATCTGGTGGAAGGGGTGCGTTGCCATTTCATGCTCGTTGATGCCTTTAATGTCCAATTCCATGTGTGGTTTGATCGTCCATAATATCGTTTGAATTAATTACGTTAACTATATGCAGTAGTAGTAACCTCCTTATCGTAAAGTAAGTGACAATGAGATTTGTCTACTCTCATTTGATCATGGCAAATTTTCATGAGAACTAGTTGTAATGCTTGATCAATGGGTTTAATGTTTGGTATTTTGGGTCATGTTTCTTAATTATGTAATAATCTACGGCATATGTAGCTACAAAGTCAGACAAAATTAATACCATATGTAAAACCACAACATCACATCTTTTGAGGCCATCCAATTCAGGTAGAATTGAATGACCCGGTCGGGTGTATGTTTAAACGAACAAATTCACCAGACCGGGTGGAAGAGATTCCGCCCCTTCTGGTCTCCTCACGCGATCTCGAAGAGGATTATGTACTTGTATTTTGCATGGCACAAGTGTGTGATAGAAAGGGGCAATGAGCCCAAAAATGGTTGGCATCACCTAACATAAACAAGTGCAGATTATATAGGAATCAGATTATCAAATATTGGAGTGATAATAGTCATAAtctatttatacaaaatatGGCTATGCATCCGAAAGTGAAACGCCAAAAAATGTAGTTACCATAGTACATACTGATGCAGTCGCCCTAATTAGTTACATAGCATAATGTTTTAACCACGATAGataacaaaatacacacaaaagCCACATACTTAACCAATTTCAAATCATTCCATCCGTCTCAAGGAGGTCCAGAACAAACTCCGGGCGTGCCCATTCATCCAATCCCCTAAACAGATCCATAAGCTCGGGCTCCTTTACTAACTTTTTTGCCGCATAAAATTGTTGTTTGATGGTCAGCCCGGGCATGCCTTTCAGCTGGTTGAAGACCTCGGTTCTCTTTGTGCTTAGATCAAACTCATAACCAATTCGGTTAGATATGTCCTTCAGCCGCTCGTTGGTGTCTTCATGGATGCGATTCATCAAAGCAAGGACACTGTCCATCTTGTCCTCGGTCTTCCTCTTTTTCGGCAATTTGTTTTGTACCCTCGTAGGTACTCTCACAGGTGCCGGGGCCGAGGTGCTCTCATCTACCATCTCAGGCACTACACCGCCAGGAAAAACTTCATCGGGGAATAGTTCATCTAAAGTAATTGGTGAAGACTTAGCTGAACTTTCACCAACATCAACCTTAGAACCATATATCTTTTGAACAGCCTCCCCGGTGTCCATGCCCTTAAGCCCATCCGCACGGTCCTTGCCGAAAATCTCCTTCCAGTCACTGAACATTGGCCACGACTTATTCCTTATGTACTTGGCATTGCTGTCTTTCTGAAAACACATTAAACCAAAAACACTAATGACAAAGTGTACATCCAACTGGATCATGCATATGGTAAGAATGAGTGGGATAGTCTGCTGCATGAACATTATGTTTAAATGTGCCACAAAATTTGGTTGTATGTGCGTTGCCCCACTGACTAGCTCCATTACGTTTGTGAACATCTATGTTTTAATTGGtgaaaattaaatctaaacgAATCCAGTTAAAGTTGCAAATTTAACAGTCAGCCACATTTACCAAACTTGTTTACTCATCGTACTATTGATTGACTCAAACAACGGAAGATAACCGTGGATAATCAAACACCATAATAACTACTAATATGCTCCAATAGCATACCGTCCAATTAGAAATATGACAATGATAACAAATTCTATGCAAATATCAACAAAGCACATGAACTATGTTATTGGTGCACCCGAAACAAGGGCAAGTAAAAATCAACACATAAACCCATACAACTATATAAACCTACAAAATTTGAATAGTTATACCTCCACAACTTGTGCCCATTGTTCATTATCGATGTCTATCTTGTAGTCACCATCCGCATTGAAACCAACTCCACTACGGTCAAGTATTTGCATTAGAGAATAGTAATTCTTTTTCCAGGTGGTGATTTTCGACTTGATGTGAGGGTGAACAACAATATCAGTTTTTGGAAATTCACGTTTCAGTGCCTCCAGAGCACGGGTTAGATAACCTGAACGGAACCCATTATCGGACTTCCAACCGGTTGCAGCCAACTCTTTCATAGCTGACATAAGAATCGTCTCCTCGCTTTCTGTCCAACAACGTCTTGCGCCAGCTGCTATTACCCCTTTGTTGGGAACCATATCCGAGCTACCTGCACCGAAAAAGCAGTTATCTATCACGGTCATCGCACAAGAATGGCGCTTAGATGAAGACATTACCCTCTGGTAATGGACTGCCGTCATTGTCATTACCGCTGCGGTGTTGAGATGCCATTAGATCAAACGATAGTGATACTAAGATCCTGGTATTATAGGCAGCAGAGAAAGCAATTAACAAACACAATAATAAGTCAAATTGTATGGATGCAGATTGACCCAACCAAGCTACAACAAAGAACTCAACCTGAACGGTTGGACCCAAGGCAAAGAAGACTTGATTGATTTAAACTCTCAAGTTAACAATATCGAAACCATGAATTAGCTTTCGCCGTGTTCACCCACATCAAAGTACAAAAATGAATACGTTCAAGCATACACATTCAGGACATGAATTCATAACCAGTGGTTTCAATAGTCATGACACAGGAATACATATGTAACCATTGGAAaacaaaatcagaaatcaaaTCAAAACAGCACGACGAGTACGTGCATATTGCTGGATACCATCACATACGGAATGCATACTACCTCTAATAACCGAGTAGAGAGACCTTCGGTGGAGCTTCAACCTTCAGTCACCGTCGTCGATTCCACAATGTTTGAGAAGACCTTGTCAATTAATTGCGTGGGCGGGAGCTAGGGTTTGACGGCTACAAAATATGGCAGCCCCAAATTAGGGAGAACGAGGGCAGACTGggaatttttacaaataaacaAGGATAAAACCGTCATTCCGTGTGTCTATCCACACTTTCTGAATCTCATACCAAACAACGGTCTTACAACTGTGGGATATGAATCTGTTGAACCAAACAATTGAGTGTGATTGTTAACTCCATCCTTAAACATGCTATTGGAGGCTACAAACTTCAAAATCATGTTGGGACAACATGGAAACCATTCGGGCCCTAAATGAAACAAGTGTAGTAAAA
This genomic interval from Salvia splendens isolate huo1 chromosome 13, SspV2, whole genome shotgun sequence contains the following:
- the LOC121760736 gene encoding B3 domain-containing protein REM10-like produces the protein MADDDPLVAYHRLPSFIKVFSGGRNKDELRFPPQWVAEHGDDLPFDCRLVMPNGSRWQVRLLKIASGCHFCVGWPEFWRGNNISHGEILTFTLVDVGIFHVKSYKSGTGCPPRGDLDCQYLVNLSELAEEDDDEEIYNPDFDSSDDYAPSDVEPESAEDSEYDDDRGALDDDEYPTWTLKLTKSNIKCTIEIPTDFWNLHASAAPQQNVVHFLVDGHTWRLFLKHSQGRIWIKHGWRRFKEANALFPGVRCHFKLVDAQDIQFYVWGRMPINVLADAKPRATSIQIAMADEDPDYQTLPAFMKRLPPEFVGIHGHDLPFDCRLVWPNGIRYRVRILKLDNGFYFTSEWRDFVRATGVVHGDHLIFTLVGVGIFNVRRFDMATNCAPQGDVDVVENDDVEGSYSADIDTSDDYVPSDIESETTVDDDYVDDSRVLNIDGFPTFVISLTPTNINRSLEIPYGFWQCHIPMGAIQAGVRLVTDEGLWLCTLKHNSRKIWVKHGWARFKQENNLVEGVRCHFMLVDAFNVQFHVWFDRP